The DNA sequence ACCGGCCAGATCGGCTTCGCTGTCCTCGTGGCCTGCTTCGCCGGGGCCATTCCCGCGACGATCACCGAACTCTTTCGGCGGGGCGTGCGGGTCAGTGCCGCCAGCATCAGTTATAATATCCCCTTCGCCATCTTCGGGGGGACCGCCCCGATGGTCGCGGCCTGGCTGGTCAAAGCAACCGGCAATCCACTGGCCATCGCCTGGTACCTCTCCGGCATCGCCGCGATCTCCTTCTGCATCATTCTCACAATCAAGGAAACCAAGGGTTGCTCACTGGATGAGTGAACCCGGCAGAGTTGCAGCTGATTAAAGCACCGGCTTGCCCGTCTCCGCGGAGAATTTCATCTTCTGTCCCTTGTGGATTAACAGGTAATCTTCCTGTTTTTCCTGGCGGAGGATGTCCAGAAACTGGCCGTCGAAATAGTCTTTACCCGCTTTGAAGAGACTGAAATGGGTCGCGATCGTGCCTGCATTGAGGGCATAGTCGTAGAAAGCGACTTCATCAATCACACCATTAAACGGTTCGCGGCCGACCAGAGTAGCCGATTGTGCTGAGATCAGGTTACCGATCACTGCGGGCGCTGCACCGCCGCTGATGATCATCGTCCCCACCGGGAAGCGATGGCTCATCCGCATGATGCCGTCGATGTAAATGGCTTTCTCACCCGTCCAGCCATTATAGGTGGCGACGATATGATGGGGCTGACCATCGCGCATTTCGGCCAGCGTCGGGCGGCCCTCTTTCCCGTCCAGAGGCATGTCCAGTTCGCTGTAACCCAGCCCGGACAGATAGAGTCCGAACGAGAGACAGGGGCCATCACCCACCTGCGGAATCTGTGTGATTCCTGCCTTGTCATCATTCTGAAAGCTGAGCAATATCCGATAGCTGCCATCCTCCTTGCGGAAGATTTCATCGTAATCAAAGGGAGCCTGGGTCTGAGGCGAGTCCGCTGCTTTCCAGTCCGAAACCACCAGCGCTTCGACGGTGATCCCGGTGGAGACCGCGTAATCGCCGGTTCCCACTTCCTGACCGCCGCCGTTCCCCAGCCGCAGACTCGCATCGGGACGGTTGTTGAACTGAATGGCTCCCGGACCAATCAGTCCCTGGACCCGCAGCGCGTTCTTCCCGGCCTGAACCGGACTCTGGTTCAACACATCGGACAGCGCGGTCTGGGGCGGCTCATCGAAGTTCCAGTAGAAGCGCGGCAGCCGACCGCGGGGTTTGACCGCGACCTGACCGTCCAGCACATGCACGAACGTCTCAGCCGCCTCATTCACACTGACTTCGTATTCTGTCCCCTGGTCGATTAACTCGATGCTCGGCGTCTCCAGCCGAAAGAGCGCCTTGCGATCGGAACGCTGCGTCGAGATACTGCCGGAAAACAGGGTTCCCTGGTCTTTCCGTTCAAAGCCAAACAGGGAAGGGCTGGCCACGTTAATATCTGCACCACCCGAAAAGGCAAACTCGACTTCGCCCGACGTCACTTTGACCGTGCCTGGCTGGAAGCGATCCGTGACAGCCGGACTGTTCCCCAGCAGTTCCCAGCGGGCCCGTGCGACCTGGTTGACGCTGGCGATTTCTTCCGGCGGCGAGGCGCTGTCATCGAAGTAATATTTGGAACGCTGCTGCAGAACCATCTCCGGTTCCCACAGCCCTTTGAAATCGCCCATCAACAGAAAGATGCCCACCGCGCCCAGGCAGATCGCCGAACAGACAATCGGAATCAGCATCACCAGGTAGCCCCGTTCGACGGGCTCGCTTGTATTGTCTGCGGCAGGTTTGACGCTCAGCGGTAATTCGGCTTCGGGATCCTGCAATACGCGCGCCTGGGCGGTACCCGCCAGTCCGATGTGCACGAAAACGTAATTCAGGTATTCGCGGCGGTACTCGGGATGCGCGGTGAGCAGACCCTCCAGTGTAGCGAGTTCGTCTTCCGTGATGATGCCCGCACACTGGGCGTCGGCCAGTTCCAGAATCTGTTCGCGGATGTCAGGATCGGGTTGGGTCACGATGAAGCCTCACTCGAAAGTCGACGGCTGACGCATTCGTGCAGCGCCCGCCTCAGTTTTTTAATTGTTTTATAAATCGCATGCACCGAACAGTTCCCCCGTTCGGCCAGCGTGGCCGCGGTCTGTCGATCGCCGTAATAGGAATCGAGCAGATCCCGCTCGGGGGACGACAGATTCTCCAGGCAACGGGTGAGTGCCAGTTGACGTTCGCTCTGTTCTTCTGCCATCTGGGACACATCCTCTGCCAGCACGGTCACCAGTGCATCGCTGAAAATCAGCCGCTGGTTCTGGAACGTCCGCCGGTACTTGCGAATCTGGTTAAAGGCGATGCCGTATGCCCAGTTCAGAAAACTCCGTTCCGGATCATAGCGGGGATATTCCTTCCAGAGGATCACGCACGTCTCCTGAAAAATATCTTCCGCAGCCGCCACATCGAGCACCAGCGCCAGAATGTATCCGTAGATCTTGCGGTCCGACTGGGAAAACTGGCGGAAAAAAGATTCGCTCGATTCAGGATGGTCTGTGGGAGTGTTCATTTCGTAGTTAAGTCTAACAATGGCAGGCGCTTCGGGGAATCATGCTGCAGGTGGAATCGTGATACAGGGCAGCTTGGTTTCTCCTTCTATAATAAATGGCGCTTCAACTCGCCGATTGGTACCCGAAAAACAGTGGATCCCGGGATTTTCTTAAAAAGAGGAAAAGTTCTGGTACCAATTCGCACGCCGGCGCGCCATATATAAATGAGGGCCGTTCGGTCAGGAGCCGCACGTTTCCTCGTATCGTCCCGCCAGAGAATTGACTCACCCTCTGAGAATAGATTGAATCGCCTGCATGTGCTCTCTCATTTCACGGAATCTGAAATTCGCACTCTCCCTGGTCTGCTGCCTGCCGATCATCGCGGCACCGACAGCTGCTGCTGAACCCGATTTTGAGAAAGACGTGCTCCCCCTCTTTCAGAAGCACTGCATCCGCTGTCATAACGAAAGCACGAAAGATGGCGGTCTGTCACTGGAAACTAAACAGAGCGCGCTCAAAGGGGGCGAGAATGTGCGGGTGATCGTCCCCGGCGTCGCCGCGGAAAGCATGCTGCTCGATTACGTCACCGGCCCCGAACCGGAGATGCCCAAAAAGGGAGCGCCACTCAACGAACAGGAAATCGCCACGCTGCGTAACTGGATCAAAGCAGGCGCAGTCTGGCCACCGGAACTGCGGATTCGCGAAGCCCAGCTCACCGCGAAAGACTGGTGGTCGTTTCAGCCATTGGAAAAACCAGCATTACCAGAGTTGACTGATAAAGAACGCGCGCTGGTGCGGACTCCCGTCGATGCCTTTCTGCTGGCCCGCCTGCGGAAAGAGGGACTCACGTTCTCCCCACTCGCCGATCGTCGGACCCTGATCCGTCGTATTTATTATGATCTGACCGGCCTGCCTCCTACGCCGACCGAAATCGACTCCTTCGTTAACGACCCCGATCCGCGGGCTTATGAAAAACTCGTCGATAAGCTGCTCGCTTCCCCCCGTTACGGAGAACGCTGGGCGCGGCACTGGCTGGACGTGGTCCACTACGCCGACACGCACGGCTACGACAAAGACAAGCTCCGCGAAAATGCCTGGCCGTATCGGGATTATGTCATCCGGGCTCTGAATGAAGACAAGCCTTACGCACAGTTCATTCAGCAGCAGATTGCCGGCGATGTGATTAACCCGCATTCACCAGACGGCGTGCCCGCGACCGGCTTCATCGTCGCAGGCCCCTTTGACTGGGTGGGCCAGATCGAAATCAGTGAAAACCTGATCGAAAAGAAAATCACCCGCAACCTCGACCGCGACGATATGGTGGCGACCGTCCTGAATACCACGGTCAGCCTCACGGTGCAGTGTGCCCGCTGTCACAATCACAAATTCGATCCCATCTCCCAGGCAGACTATTACGGTCTGCAGGCCGTCTTCGCCGGCATCGACCGGGCCGAACGTTCCTTTGATCCGGATCCCGAAACCGCCCGGAAACGTCAGACTCTGCTGACCGAACACGCCCGCGTTCAGAAACTCCACCAGGACCTCGACACAGCGATCCGAAAGCGAGGCGGGGCAGAACTGAAACGCATGGAAGCCGAACTCAAACAGGCACAGGAAGCCAAAGCAGGGCAGGGCGTCGCCTTTGGTTATCACAGTAAAATTGAAAAGTCCGACCAGGCAGCCAAGTGGGTGCAGCTCAACTTCAAGCAGCCGGTCTCCGCCGAGAAAATCACGCTGATGCCCGCCTTTGATAATTACAACAACATCGGTGCCGGCTTCGGATTCCCGCGACGCTTCAAACTGGAAATCTCAGACACCCCGGATTTCAAAGTATCCACCATCATTGCTGACCAGACCCGCGAAGATTACACGAACCCCGGCACAAAACCTTTGCACTTCGATCTGAAGGGCCAGAAAATTCAGTATCTCAGACTGACGGCCACGAAACTTGCCCCCCGCTCGAATGATTTCATTTTCGCACTCGGAGAAATTCAGGTCCTCGCACAGGACGAACGGAACCTTGCCGCTCAGGCCCAGGTCACCTCGCTGGATTCCATCGAAGCACCTCCCCGCTGGTCCCGTAAAAATCTGATCGACGGTAAATTTTATCAAAGCCTCGATTCCAATCAGGATCTCGCACAACTCAAACAGAAACGAGATGACCTGCTGGCCAGTCTGTCGTCCGAGGAAGAGAAACAGTCACTCCGCGACTGGTCCGCTAAAATCAAACGCGTGCAGTCTGAGCTCGGTAAACTTCCCCAGCAGAAAAAGGTCTTCGCTGCGGCCACCGATTTTCCCCGTCGCGGAAATTTCCGTCCGACGGAAGGCGAACCGCGTCCGGTCTTCTTGCTGAGTCGCGGCAGCGAAAAAGCACCGATACGCGAAGTGGAACCCGCCGTCCCCGGTCTGATTGAAGGCCTGGGGCAGAACCTGCATCTGCCCGATCCAGGAGACGAAGGCGCCCGCCGGGCAGCGCTGGCCCACTGGATTATCAGCCCCCGCAATCCGCTCACCTGGCGTTCCATCGTGAACCGCGTCTGGCTGTATCACTTCGGCAAAGGGATCGTCGAGACCCCCAACGACTTCGGTCGCATGGGCGCGAAACCCACGCATCCGGAATTGCTGGATTATCTCGCCAGTCGCTTCCGCGATGAAGGCCAGTCACTGAAACAACTGCACCGCTGGATCGTCCTCAGCACCGCTTATCAACAGTCTTCACAAGCCAACGAGCAGGGCGCCCGGATCGACGGTGACAATCGTCTGCTCTGGCGGATGAATCGACGCAAACTGGAAGCCGAGGCCATTCGCGACGCCGTACTGCAGATCAGCGGCAAGCTCGATCTCAACATGTACGGACCCGGAGATCGCCTGTTCGTCCTCGAAAAACCACAGCACTCGCCGCATTACCTCTACCAGAAATACGATCCCAAAACAGCAGAGACACACCGTCGTTCGATTTACCGCTTCATCGTCCGTTCCGTCCCCGATCCTTTTATGGAATCGCTCGACTGTGCCGATCCCTCGCAGATCACTCCCAAACGCATCCAGACACTGACCGCCCTGCAGGCACTCGCACTGCTCAACGATCAGTTCATGGTCAGCATGTCCGGGTTCTTCGCAGAGCAGGTCAAAGGCGATAAACGCGAACTGAAAACGCAGGTGTCCCGCGCATTCGAAACTGCACTGGGCAGAGCTCCCACGTCGGACGAGGTGAAGCTGCTCGTCGAAGTGGGTAAGCAGCACGGGCTGGCCAATGTCTGTCGCCTGATTCTCAACAGCAACGAATTTATCTTTATCGATTAACACACAGGAAAGTCATCTCATGGATCGTCGTGAATTTCTGCTGCATGCAGGCGGGGGACTGGGAAGCATCGCCCTGGCGTCGCTGCTCAAACAGGAACAACTGCTGAGCGCTGCCCCTGCCGGAACGCACGTCCTGCATCATCCGCCCCGTGCCAAACGAGTGGTCCAGCTCTACATGTCGGGAGCCGCGAGTCAGTGTGATACGTTCGATTACAAACCCGAACTCATCAAAGACAATGGCAACGAATGGGACCCTGGAGAAAAAGTGCAGCTGTTTCAGTCCTCGCCGGGCAAGACGATGCAGGCACCCTGGAAGTGGAAACAGTACGGCGAATCGGGGAAGTGGCTCAACGAATGTGTCGCCCCCCTGGGCGCCTGTGTTGACGACATGGCCTTCATTCACAATATGGTCAGCAAGTCGAACGTTCACGGCCCGGCGACTTTCATGCAGGCCACCGGTTTTATTCTTCCCGGCTTTCCCGGCATGGGGGCCTGGATCAGCTACGGTCTGGGTAGCATGACCGATAACCTGCCGACGTTCGTTGTGCTCCCCGATCCGCGCGGCTTCGCACCAAATGGCGCCGCCAACTGGTCCGCCGGCTTCCTGCCCGCCAGTAACCAGGGCACCATGATTCGTCCCAATTCCAGAACGCCCATCGCCAACCTGTTCCCATCCAACAATGATTTCATCACCCGCCAGAGCGATCGTGATGTGCTCGCAGCACTGAAACAGCTCAACCAGAAACATGAAGAACAACGAACCGGTGATTCGCGGCTGAATGCCCGCATCAAGTCTTATGAACTGGCCGCGAAAATGCAGCTGCAGGCACCCGAAGTACTCGACCTGTCCGGCGAGACTAAGAGCACGCTCAACCTGTATGGTCTCGACTCGGTCGACTTTGAAGTCCAGGAAGGCATCAGCGAGGCCGCTGAGATCGCCTACTTCGGTCGCAACTGTCTGGTAGCCCGGCGACTGCTGGAGCAGGGCGTCCGTTTCGTGCAGATCTGGTCGGGCGCGGACAACGGCTTCCCTCGGCGCAACTGGGATTCGCATGAAGATATCAAACGCGATCACTGGCCTTTAGGCCGGGGCATGTCCATCGGAGCTGCAGCGTTGATTCAGGATCTGAAGCAGAGGGGCATGCTCGACGATACGATTATTCTCTGGACGACCGAGTTCGGCAGAATGCCCTGCAGCCAGGGGAGCAAAGGCCGCGACCACAATCCGTTCGTCTTCACCAACTGGCTGTCGGGAGGCGGCATCAAAGGGGGCATGACTTATGGCGAGTCCGATCAGTGGTCCTTCAAACCCGCCGATCCAGCCAACCCCACGATGTGCTACGACGTGCATGCGACAATTCTGCAGCTGCTGGGCATCGATCACGAAAAGCTGACGTTCCGACACAATGGGATCGACCGCCGCCTGACCGACGTGCATGGTCATGTGATTAAAGAGATCATCGCCTGAAACAGCCCGCAAATTCGATTACGACTTGTCGGGCGCATAAAAAAAGAGTGACCGGTCATTGACCGGCCACTCGTAACATCTCTTATTCAGGTGATGCTTCGAAGCTTATTCGAAGTTACCTTTAGTCAGCTGAGCATCCAGCCAGGGACCGGAGAAGCACTCAGAAGGACGCAGTTCAACAGTGGCGTCGGTGTATCCAGAACCACCTGAAGCAGAACCGGTGAAACCGGGGTTCAGGAAGCCGTCACCGTTCAGGTCAACTATTGCTTTCACACTTCCGTCAGCCATCAGGATGTTGCAGATCTTGTTAGATCCACGGCCGTGCCATGCGTACCAGTCACGAGAATCCTGCAGCCAGAGGAAAGTATCTGGGCCGGGAGTACCAGCACGGTTGGGGTCGGGCAGTTCAGCAGGAATTGCTCCGACAACATTGGTACCAGCGGGCATCAGAGTGATGGCACCACCAGTTCCTGCAGTTGCATCCCAGCGGCCGGGACCGTCGTTGAAAGATTCAGCCAGACGCTCACCAGCGTCAACGAATCCGGGAATGGAGTTAGACAGAACAGCTTCGCCGACGTCACCAGGAGCTCCACAACCCATGAAAGCGACAGCTGAAGAAGCGACGCGGGAAGAATCCAGACGACGGATGGTCAAGGGACCCAGACTTCCGCCGAAACCTTTCAGACCGGATGAAGTTACGCCTGCAGAAGTCTTGGCTCCAGAACGTACGAGGAACCAGCTGGATGCGTAGTTCGTTCCGTAACCATCTTCCAGAAGTTTAGCAACCTGTAAGATACGGGCAGGGGTACCTTCTGTACCGGAAGTCCAGGTCGCACAGACACCATCACTCAGACGTGACAGTGGAGCAGAGTCTTTGTTACTGGTGTTGGCCACACCGATCATGTCGTTCAGTTTTTCTGAACCGAGCAGAGTCGATGAAGGGCACAGCATCTTCTGAGGAAGACCGGCACCACTGTTGACCATGTCAGCCACCCAGCCCCAGGTGTCAGGGCATCCGTCACGACGGAAGTCGTAAGCACCGGTGCAGTAGCGACCGCTGGGGTCAGTTGATGCGAAGGCGTGCATGGAAAGACCAAACTGACGCAGGTTGCTCTTACACTGTGAAGAGCGGGCAGATTCGCGGGCTGCAAAAACAGCTGGGATCAGCAGGGCAGCCAGCAGAGCGATGATCGAGATCACCACCAGAAGTTCGATCAGGGTAAAACCTGAGCGTTTCAGATTACGAGCACGTGATTTTTTCATTACAGTTCCTGTTAGTTTAAAAAGTTTGACAGTGACGCGAACAAATGAAGGCTAGTACGATTTACTTTTTACTTTTTTAAGAAACAGGTCATCCCCCATCACTCTGGCAATTGATGATGATCGAATATGATCTGCCCCCCTTGAACTCTCTTCTTTTCTTTTTACTCTCTTCGCTTCTGGTTGAATTCAACTCGGACTCGTGTGCAGAAATTTGCGGTGCCGGCTGCAAATCTCAGTTGGGAGTACAGTATCGAGATAATGTGAAGATCTTTCTCCCTGACATGTTAAGTAGAGATGAATAATGTGTGGCAGAATGAGACAAAACGGGCCTAGTGTTAAGGTTTGTTAAATATACGGACAGGTTTTGAAGGGGATCTTCATAAAAAGTGATCCGATTCCAACCGACTCTTTCAGGCAAAACTTGAATTCTCCCCTGCTGACTTCGTATAATGAACGACAAGATCTGCCAGGGAAAACTCCCACCTTGCCTGGCGCCTAAGTCACCTGCTCAAATGACTTTAGATGAAGTCGTGAGCTACCCCACTTTGGGTAAAGTGGCGGACCGGTATTCACTCGTGTCTGTGTTGAGACTCGAGAATCCTTCCCGTGCAGCAAAAAATTCCGGTTGGCAATGGTTGTGACCAGGTCTTTCCTGCTTAAAAAACTTTGCCACCCGGTTGACTGCTCACAGCGTCGGTTCTCGACTCAGAAAGAACGACCGAAAGCAGGATTATGGTCAAACAAACGTGCTCACTGTTCCTACTGTCTTGCCTGATGCTGACAGTCTCTCTTGGAAATTCCGCCTTTGCAGAATCAGGGGCAGCGCCTGCGGACCTTGATTTCGCTTCCGATATTCGTCCGCTGTTATCCGACGCCTGTTTTGCCTGTCACGGTCCGGATGATGAACACCGTGAAGCCGATTTCCGCATGGATCTCAAAGAAGGACTCTTCGGCAAAGCGGGAGAGCACGCATTGATTGTTCCCGGCAAACCGGAAGAGAGTCTGATCTATCAGCGCATGACCGCCGAGGATGAAAGTCTGCGGATGCCTCCTGCCGACTCGGGTAAAAAACTCTCTAAGGCAGACATCGAAAAAATCCGTCAATGGATCGCCGCCGGCGCTCCCTGGGCTTCACACTGGGCCTTTCAGCCACCAGTAAAACCACCCGTTCCCCAGGTGAAACAACAGTCGCTGGTGCAGAATCCGATAGATGCATTCGTCCTGGAAAAACTTGAACAGCGACGCCTCACGTTTTCCGAACCAGCAGACCGCATCACGCGTCTGCGTCGTTTGAGTCTCGATCTGATCGGCCTGCCTCCTACCATTGAAGAGGTCGATCAATTCGTCAACGATCCGAGCCCTTTAGCCTGGCAGAAACAGGTGACACGTTTGCTCGCGTCTCCCCACTATGGCGAACGCTGGGGTCGTCTCTGGCTCGATGCAGCCCGCTATGCCGACTCGAACGGTTATGAAAAAGATGCGCCCCGGAATGTCTGGCTCTATCGAGACTGGGTGATTGATGCCTTCAACGAAAACAAACCTTACGATCAGTTCATTACCGAACAGATCGCCGGTGACCTGCTGCCCCAGGCGACACAGGATCAAAAAGTCGCCACCGGTTTCATGCGGAACTCCATGCTCAACGAAGAAGGGGGCATCGATCCCGAAGAGTTTCGCATGGCGGCCATGTTCGACCGCATGGATACGATCGGCAAAAGTATTCTGGGGCTGACCCTGCAGTGCGGACAATGTCACACGCACAAATACGATCCACTGACGCAGGAGAATTATTACCAGATCTTCGCCTGCATCAACAACTCCTACGAAGCCAGCATTCGCGGCTATACGGATGAAGAACAGAAGCAGCGCACTAAACTGTTTCACAAGATCCATGCGATTGAAGAACAGCTGAAAGCACAGAAGCCAGACTGGGCCACAGAGATGGCTGCCTGGGAACAAAGTGTCAAGCAGAACCAGCCCCAGTGGCACGTTATGAAGCTCACGAACATCGACAGCAACTCGCAGCGTTACTTCGAACAACCCGATCATTCCCAGCTGGCACAGGGCTATGCACCGTCCCGCTTCACTTCGAATTTTGAAGCGACCGTCGATGCGTCCCAGATCAAGGCCCTGCGGCTGGAACTCTTGAATCATCCCAACCTGCCCGCAGGCGGACCTGGCCGCTCGACCGAGGGTTTGTGTGCTCTCACCGACATCAAACTCAGTGTCGAAAATCCTCAGGATGCAAAACAGAAAGCCAACATCAAATTCGTAAAAGCCTCGGCAGACTTTGCGAATGAGCGACAACAGCTTCAGAATCCCTATGCAGACAAAAAAGGAGAGCGCGGGTTTACCGGCCCGGTGGAGTATGCCATCGATGGTGACAACTCAACCGCCTGGGGCATTGATGGGGGCCCGGGGCGCATGAATCAGCCCCATGAAGCAGTCTTCAATGCTGAAAAACCATTTGGCTATGCGGCAGGAACGAAGCTGAAGATCAGCCTGGTCCAGATGCACGGCGGGTGGAACAGCGATGATAACCAGACCATGAACCTGGGACGTTTTCGCATCTCGTATACGACAGATGAGAACGCCGCCGCCGATCAAGTTCCCGATCGCGTTCGTGAACTGCTGACGATCTCCGCTGATCAACGCACACCGCAACAGCAGGCCGAAATATTCAGCTACTGGCGGACGCTCGTCCCGGAGTGGAAAACGCAGAACGAACAGATCGCCGCCCTCTGGAAACAGCACCCTAAAGGGACGACACAGCTCGTCTACCAGGAACGACCGGCACCGCGCGAAACACATCTGCTCGAACGTGGTGACTTCCTCAAGCAGAAACAGGTGGTCGATCCCGGTGTTCCCGACTTTCTGAATACACTGCCACAAGGGACGGAAGTCAATCGACTGACCTTCGCCCGCTGGCTCGTAGATCGAAAGTCCCCCACGACCGCGCGGGCCATCGTCAACCGCGTCTGGCAGGCGTACTTCGGTCAAGGCATTGTTACCACCAGTGAAGACCTCGGTTCCCAAGGGGCAGCGCCGACGCACCGCAAGTTACTGGACTGGCTGTCCGTCTGGTTTATGGATGAAGGTTGGGATCTGAAAAAACTGCATACACTGATTGTCACCTCCAACACTTATCAGCAGTCGTCCCGCGTTACTCCGGCACTCCTGGAGCAGGATCCCTACAACCGACTCCTGGCCCGCGGTCCCCGCTATCGCGTCGATGCGGAGATCGTACGCGACATCGCCCTCAAGGCCAGCGGTCTGCTCAATTCCGAAATTGGCGGCCCCTCTGTCCATCCCCCCGCGCCAGCCTTTCTGTTCGAAAAGCCGGCCAGCTACGGTCCCAAAACCTGGCATGTCGATCAGGATGACGATCGCTATCGCCGGGCCATTTATACCTTCCGTTTCCGTTCTGTCCCCTATCCCATGCTGCAGGCCTTTGATGCGCCGAACGGCGATATCGCGACGGTTAAACGCAACCGTTCCAATACACCACTCCAGGCACTGACCACGCTCAATGAAACACTGTTCATGGAATGTGCCACGGGTCTCGCGGAAACCACTCTGGCTGCTAAGGGCGCCTCCGATGCAGAGCGAATCGAAACTGCTTTCCGCCGCTGTGTCTCCCGGTATCCTTTACAGGCAGAAGTTCAACTGCTGACTCGCTTCCTGCAGAAACAACGCGACTATTTCGCAGCGCATCCGGAAGAGGTTAAGCAGATCACAACCACCAATAACAGCCCGGAACCTGCCACCGCCGAACTGGCCGCCTGGGTCGCACTTTCGCGTATCCTGCTCAACATGGACGAAACGATTACCAAAGAATAACAGAGGGAAGTGACCGGTGTTTCCGTCTCTTCCTGACCTCAACAGGTTATCATCATGAATCAAATACAACATCACGCACATCCGATCGCCAGACGCTGGTTTCTACAGCAATGCGGCGTCGGCGTTGGAGCGATCGCTACCGCACAACTGCTCCAGGAATCTGGTGACCTGCTGGCGAATTCCACGTCTGCACCGCAGGACCCGCTGGCACCTCGTGAGCCCCACCATTCGCCCAAAGCGAAGAACATCATCTTTCTGTTCATGGGAGGCGGACCCAGTCATCTGGAACTCTTCGACGATAAACCGGTGCTGAGTAAATTCGATGGCAAACTGCCGCCTGAAGAACTGCTCAAAGGTTATCGGGCCGCGTTTATCAATCCAAACTCGAAGTTCCTGGGGCCGAAGTTCAAATTCAAAAAGCATGGAGAATGCGGTGCGGAACTCTCCGAGATCCTGCCCCATCTGGCGGATGTCGTCGATGACATCGCCATCGTGAAAAGTATGAAGACCGATGCTTTCAATCACGCCCCCGCGCAGATTCAGGCACTAACCGGTTCTCAGCTCTTTGGTAAGCCAAGCCTCGGCGCCTGGACGCTCTACGGGCTGGGCAGCGAGTCA is a window from the Gimesia benthica genome containing:
- a CDS encoding PSD1 and planctomycete cytochrome C domain-containing protein; amino-acid sequence: MVKQTCSLFLLSCLMLTVSLGNSAFAESGAAPADLDFASDIRPLLSDACFACHGPDDEHREADFRMDLKEGLFGKAGEHALIVPGKPEESLIYQRMTAEDESLRMPPADSGKKLSKADIEKIRQWIAAGAPWASHWAFQPPVKPPVPQVKQQSLVQNPIDAFVLEKLEQRRLTFSEPADRITRLRRLSLDLIGLPPTIEEVDQFVNDPSPLAWQKQVTRLLASPHYGERWGRLWLDAARYADSNGYEKDAPRNVWLYRDWVIDAFNENKPYDQFITEQIAGDLLPQATQDQKVATGFMRNSMLNEEGGIDPEEFRMAAMFDRMDTIGKSILGLTLQCGQCHTHKYDPLTQENYYQIFACINNSYEASIRGYTDEEQKQRTKLFHKIHAIEEQLKAQKPDWATEMAAWEQSVKQNQPQWHVMKLTNIDSNSQRYFEQPDHSQLAQGYAPSRFTSNFEATVDASQIKALRLELLNHPNLPAGGPGRSTEGLCALTDIKLSVENPQDAKQKANIKFVKASADFANERQQLQNPYADKKGERGFTGPVEYAIDGDNSTAWGIDGGPGRMNQPHEAVFNAEKPFGYAAGTKLKISLVQMHGGWNSDDNQTMNLGRFRISYTTDENAAADQVPDRVRELLTISADQRTPQQQAEIFSYWRTLVPEWKTQNEQIAALWKQHPKGTTQLVYQERPAPRETHLLERGDFLKQKQVVDPGVPDFLNTLPQGTEVNRLTFARWLVDRKSPTTARAIVNRVWQAYFGQGIVTTSEDLGSQGAAPTHRKLLDWLSVWFMDEGWDLKKLHTLIVTSNTYQQSSRVTPALLEQDPYNRLLARGPRYRVDAEIVRDIALKASGLLNSEIGGPSVHPPAPAFLFEKPASYGPKTWHVDQDDDRYRRAIYTFRFRSVPYPMLQAFDAPNGDIATVKRNRSNTPLQALTTLNETLFMECATGLAETTLAAKGASDAERIETAFRRCVSRYPLQAEVQLLTRFLQKQRDYFAAHPEEVKQITTTNNSPEPATAELAAWVALSRILLNMDETITKE